One genomic window of Cellulophaga sp. Hel_I_12 includes the following:
- a CDS encoding ATP-binding protein, with translation MALSQENENLRDEVEMHFIASRNYKNQDKIVLALGSLEKALKGAEKTEDIKLIIDCYNEFSLLYYHLNKLDQSVLYWDKADNLLNEMQYPYGQAVHKFIDALYLYEQQKYYQANYELDKADQMTNVRNLTLHILLAKAFIYLELPKYEEALKNFNSLIVNSDDIEKDYIAARAYVGLTILKLKTGEPENSLKYAEAGLSLAKKNNFYNEILELNSLLVEANEVLGDYENSLRYSKNIIGIKDSVYNVAKINTEAETADKIYLNLQIAENNLKDKQIEDLKASGSRSAITAILTSAFLTIISLLAISLYRNNHIKVKTNDLLQTKNTELEASRDAAVKAMETKTNFLSTVSHELRTPLYAVTGLTHLLLEENPSESQKEHLKALKFSGDYLLSFINDILQLNKIDADKLEPVNTEFNLKKVLTEVISSLQQSAKENKTKIVLEYDENIPKNLLSDSMKLSQILINLVGNGLKFTKGGEVTVIAKLLNRIEDTATLYFEIKDNGIGIDKDQVTNIFESFEQGSIQINREYGGTGLGLTIVKSLLGLFNSKIHLRSELGKGSSFYFEIEMGCKNTVIDDIPFEIYQEDFEFTGLHLLIVEDNKINQVITKKMLLKKDMTCDIASNGTDAVEMAYQNRYDCILMDIHMPGISGEEATILIRKFNKKIPIIALTAISLDDSLESFYAAGCNDVVTKPFKPEVFYQKIGENIFTTKHPLT, from the coding sequence ATGGCTTTATCTCAAGAAAATGAAAACTTACGAGATGAAGTAGAAATGCACTTTATAGCTTCAAGAAATTACAAAAATCAGGATAAAATAGTTCTAGCTTTAGGTTCCCTTGAAAAAGCCTTGAAAGGTGCTGAAAAAACCGAGGATATTAAACTTATTATAGACTGTTACAACGAATTTTCACTTTTATATTACCATCTTAATAAACTAGACCAATCTGTTTTATACTGGGATAAAGCTGATAATTTATTAAATGAAATGCAATACCCTTATGGGCAAGCTGTACATAAATTTATCGATGCCCTATACCTTTACGAACAACAAAAATATTACCAGGCTAATTATGAGTTAGATAAAGCCGATCAAATGACCAATGTTAGAAATTTAACCCTTCATATTCTTCTAGCAAAAGCATTTATTTATTTAGAACTTCCAAAATATGAAGAAGCACTAAAAAACTTCAACTCTTTAATTGTAAATAGTGATGACATTGAAAAAGATTACATTGCTGCTAGAGCCTATGTAGGCTTGACAATTCTAAAACTAAAAACAGGAGAACCAGAAAATAGCTTAAAATATGCTGAGGCGGGATTAAGTCTGGCTAAAAAGAATAATTTTTATAATGAAATTTTAGAGTTAAACAGCCTTTTGGTCGAAGCCAATGAGGTCTTAGGAGACTATGAAAACTCTTTACGCTATAGTAAAAACATCATTGGCATCAAAGATTCTGTTTACAATGTAGCCAAAATAAATACGGAGGCAGAAACCGCTGATAAAATCTATTTGAATTTACAGATTGCCGAAAACAACCTTAAAGACAAACAAATTGAAGATTTAAAAGCTTCAGGAAGCAGAAGTGCCATTACAGCAATTTTAACTTCGGCTTTTTTAACCATTATCTCTTTATTAGCTATTTCACTCTACAGAAACAACCATATAAAGGTTAAGACGAATGACTTATTACAAACAAAAAACACCGAATTAGAAGCCTCCCGAGATGCCGCGGTGAAGGCCATGGAAACAAAAACTAATTTCCTATCTACCGTAAGTCACGAACTTAGAACGCCACTCTATGCCGTCACTGGATTAACCCATCTTTTGTTGGAGGAAAACCCCAGTGAGAGTCAGAAAGAACATTTAAAAGCCTTAAAGTTTTCCGGTGACTATTTACTGAGCTTTATCAATGATATTTTACAATTAAATAAAATTGATGCCGATAAATTAGAACCTGTAAACACAGAATTTAATCTTAAAAAAGTACTTACAGAAGTGATTAGTTCGCTACAGCAAAGTGCTAAAGAAAATAAGACAAAAATTGTGTTGGAGTATGATGAGAATATTCCAAAAAATCTATTAAGCGACTCCATGAAGCTTTCCCAAATTCTTATTAATTTAGTGGGTAATGGCTTAAAATTCACCAAAGGAGGAGAGGTTACTGTTATTGCCAAGCTCCTAAACAGAATAGAGGACACCGCAACTTTATATTTTGAGATTAAAGACAATGGTATTGGGATTGATAAGGACCAAGTGACCAATATTTTTGAAAGTTTTGAACAAGGGTCTATCCAAATTAACAGGGAGTACGGAGGTACTGGTCTGGGCTTAACTATCGTAAAAAGTTTACTCGGCTTATTCAATAGTAAAATTCACTTAAGAAGTGAACTTGGAAAAGGAAGTTCTTTCTATTTTGAAATTGAAATGGGTTGTAAAAATACGGTTATCGATGATATACCCTTTGAAATTTATCAAGAAGATTTTGAATTCACAGGACTTCATTTGCTAATTGTAGAAGACAACAAAATAAATCAAGTCATTACCAAAAAAATGTTACTTAAAAAAGATATGACTTGTGATATCGCTAGCAATGGAACGGATGCTGTAGAAATGGCCTATCAAAACAGGTATGACTGTATCTTGATGGACATTCATATGCCAGGTATTAGTGGCGAAGAGGCAACTATACTGATTAGAAAATTTAATAAGAAGATTCCAATTATTGCACTTACAGCAATTTCTTTAGACGATAGTTTAGAAAGCTTTTATGCCGCAGGATGCAATGATGTAGTGACAAAACCTTTTAAACCAGAAGTATTCTATCAAAAAATTGGCGAGAATATTTTTACTACAAAGCATCCACTTACTTAA
- the gap gene encoding type I glyceraldehyde-3-phosphate dehydrogenase, protein MKQLNIGINGFGRIGRTLVRLLQDHPNLNVVAINDLAHVQTMAHLLKYDSIHGVFQPTISQTEKSITIGSNKPIAFLNESHPEKIPWGAYDVDIVVEATGKFKTRDTLACHIQNGAKKVILCVPPDDDSIKMIVMGVNHHLLSADDDIISNASCTTNNAAPMLKVINDLCGVEQAYITTVHSYTTDQSLHDQPHRDLRRSRAAGQSIVPTTTGAAKALTKIFPELDGLIGGCGIRVPVPNNSLTDITLNVKKETSITAINQAFKEVSENSLKNILFYTEDPIVSIDVNNTCYSCTFDSLMTSVIGKMVKIIGWYDNETGYSSRVIDLIYLIQTKSYLDT, encoded by the coding sequence ATGAAACAACTAAATATTGGAATTAACGGTTTTGGAAGAATCGGGAGAACTTTAGTTCGTTTACTACAGGACCATCCAAACTTAAATGTAGTTGCCATTAATGATTTAGCTCATGTACAAACCATGGCTCATTTATTAAAATACGATAGTATTCATGGTGTTTTTCAGCCTACTATTTCGCAAACCGAAAAAAGCATCACTATTGGCTCTAATAAGCCCATAGCATTTTTAAATGAAAGTCATCCAGAAAAAATTCCTTGGGGGGCCTATGATGTTGATATTGTTGTAGAAGCTACTGGGAAATTTAAAACTCGAGATACCCTAGCTTGTCATATTCAAAACGGAGCAAAAAAAGTAATTTTATGCGTACCGCCAGATGACGACAGCATTAAAATGATAGTGATGGGAGTCAATCATCATCTTCTTAGCGCAGATGACGATATCATTTCAAACGCCTCCTGTACGACCAACAATGCAGCTCCGATGCTAAAAGTTATCAATGATTTATGTGGTGTTGAACAAGCCTATATAACTACCGTACACTCCTATACTACAGATCAAAGCTTGCATGATCAGCCACATAGAGATTTAAGAAGATCTAGGGCTGCAGGACAATCAATTGTGCCCACGACCACTGGAGCTGCTAAAGCATTAACTAAAATTTTTCCTGAATTAGATGGCTTGATTGGTGGGTGTGGTATTCGTGTGCCGGTGCCCAATAACTCCCTAACCGATATTACGCTTAATGTTAAAAAAGAGACTTCAATAACCGCCATAAACCAAGCCTTCAAGGAGGTTTCGGAAAATTCCTTAAAAAACATCCTTTTTTACACCGAAGATCCTATAGTTTCTATTGATGTGAACAATACTTGCTACTCTTGTACGTTTGATTCTTTGATGACTTCTGTAATCGGAAAAATGGTAAAAATAATTGGTTGGTATGACAATGAGACCGGCTACAGCAGCAGAGTTATTGATTTAATATATTTAATACAAACTAAATCTTATTTAGATACATAA
- the lipA gene encoding lipoyl synthase, producing MSNSTLESIAPPKGKPKWLRVKLPTGKKYTQLRGLVDKYNLNTICTSGSCPNMGECWGEGTATFMILGNICTRSCGFCGVKTGRPEALDWEEPEKVARSIKIMGIKHAVITSVDRDDIKDMGSIIWAETVNAIRRMNPNTTLETLLPDFQGIESHLDRIIAVKPEVVSHNMETVKRLTREVRIQAKYERSLEVLRYLKDQGINRTKSGIMLGLGELEEEVIQTMQDLRDVNVDIVTIGQYLQPSKKHLPVKEFITPEQFKKYEEIGLKMGFRHVESGALVRSSYKAHKHIN from the coding sequence ATGAGTAATTCTACTTTAGAAAGTATTGCACCGCCAAAAGGAAAACCAAAATGGTTACGGGTAAAGCTTCCAACAGGAAAAAAATACACCCAACTTAGAGGTTTAGTAGATAAATATAATCTGAATACCATTTGTACTTCTGGAAGTTGTCCTAATATGGGCGAATGTTGGGGAGAAGGGACCGCTACTTTCATGATTTTAGGAAATATCTGTACACGTTCCTGTGGCTTCTGTGGCGTTAAAACAGGCAGACCAGAAGCGCTAGATTGGGAAGAACCTGAAAAAGTGGCTCGCTCCATAAAAATAATGGGCATCAAGCATGCCGTCATCACCTCGGTAGATAGAGATGATATAAAAGACATGGGTTCTATTATATGGGCTGAAACGGTAAACGCCATACGGCGAATGAACCCCAATACTACGCTAGAAACCCTACTTCCTGATTTTCAAGGTATCGAATCGCATTTAGATCGTATTATAGCCGTTAAACCAGAGGTAGTATCACATAACATGGAAACTGTTAAAAGGTTAACGAGAGAGGTTCGAATTCAAGCAAAATACGAACGTAGCCTTGAAGTATTGCGGTATTTAAAGGATCAAGGCATCAACAGAACAAAATCTGGTATTATGTTGGGGTTAGGAGAATTAGAAGAAGAGGTGATCCAAACCATGCAAGATTTGAGAGATGTCAATGTAGACATTGTCACTATTGGACAATACCTACAGCCTAGTAAAAAACACTTACCTGTAAAAGAATTTATAACACCAGAACAGTTCAAAAAATATGAAGAAATTGGCCTAAAAATGGGATTCCGTCATGTAGAAAGTGGTGCTTTGGTAAGATCGTCGTATAAGGCACATAAACATATTAATTAA
- a CDS encoding RNA polymerase sigma factor produces MDKNQDKLLHTIAKAKAGNQIAYSSLLDSFWGDVYSFQLLRTKNENDAEDITVQTFSKAFDKLHTYDENYSFKTWLITISKNIHVDLIRKRKNNVFENSDNGSEAIKKVLDVSPSAEDQLISEQNLTTLLRHIKNLKPPYQKVINLRYFNELSYAEIALALNEPINNIKVKLLRAKKLLAAAIKATKS; encoded by the coding sequence TTGGACAAAAACCAAGATAAATTATTACATACTATTGCTAAGGCAAAGGCAGGGAATCAAATAGCATATAGTTCTTTATTAGATTCGTTCTGGGGTGATGTTTACAGCTTTCAGCTACTCCGCACTAAAAATGAAAATGATGCCGAAGATATTACGGTACAAACATTTTCTAAAGCCTTTGATAAACTGCACACGTATGATGAAAACTACTCATTTAAAACGTGGCTTATAACAATTTCAAAAAACATACACGTTGATTTAATTCGAAAGCGGAAAAATAATGTTTTTGAAAATTCGGATAATGGTTCTGAAGCCATAAAAAAGGTATTAGATGTGAGTCCGTCTGCAGAAGATCAACTGATTAGCGAACAAAACCTTACGACCTTATTACGTCATATTAAAAACTTAAAACCTCCTTACCAAAAGGTAATCAATCTTAGGTACTTCAATGAATTAAGCTATGCTGAAATTGCCCTAGCTTTAAATGAGCCTATTAACAATATTAAAGTAAAACTTCTAAGGGCCAAGAAATTACTAGCGGCAGCCATCAAAGCAACAAAATCGTAA